A single region of the Salarchaeum japonicum genome encodes:
- a CDS encoding DUF5813 family protein, producing the protein MSVESEFEASERFERADGVFEVVGSDWDASVVPGESEYRVRVEVPTLDSVVEGEVGGTVSEGWFETFSLRIEDVGGVTYAELTAEPVVVREGGRVTVEAEVEAREGNVADDALAVVNYVEGTWFEGIVPGYEYVEEVQEMRERAQRQAEDTPL; encoded by the coding sequence ATGAGTGTCGAGTCTGAGTTCGAGGCGAGTGAGCGGTTCGAGCGCGCGGACGGCGTGTTCGAGGTTGTGGGGAGTGATTGGGATGCGTCGGTGGTGCCGGGCGAGTCGGAGTATCGGGTGCGGGTGGAGGTCCCGACGTTGGATTCGGTGGTGGAGGGGGAGGTCGGTGGGACGGTGTCTGAGGGGTGGTTCGAGACGTTCTCGCTGCGTATCGAGGACGTGGGTGGGGTGACGTACGCGGAGTTGACGGCTGAGCCGGTGGTGGTTCGGGAGGGCGGGCGTGTGACGGTGGAGGCGGAAGTGGAGGCGCGAGAGGGGAATGTCGCGGATGACGCGCTTGCGGTGGTGAACTACGTGGAGGGGACGTGGTTCGAGGGGATCGTGCCGGGGTACGAGTACGTGGAGGAAGTCCAGGAGATGCGGGAGCGCGCGCAGCGGCAGGCGGAGGACACGCCGCTGTAG
- a CDS encoding ferredoxin: MSDDEGFDPSSVGETDAPPVAEKPYKLIFEANKCIGAGKCANVSANWEMDLDSGMGKPVSYFFDESELDHNVEAAEVCPAKKDTGVIHVIDRRTNEEIAPDPHGDGTVSVDW, translated from the coding sequence ATGAGCGACGACGAGGGGTTCGACCCGAGCAGCGTCGGGGAGACGGACGCCCCGCCGGTGGCGGAGAAGCCCTACAAGCTGATTTTCGAGGCGAACAAGTGCATCGGCGCGGGGAAGTGCGCGAACGTCTCCGCGAACTGGGAGATGGATCTCGATTCCGGGATGGGAAAACCCGTCTCGTACTTCTTCGACGAGTCCGAACTCGACCACAACGTCGAAGCCGCGGAGGTGTGCCCCGCGAAGAAGGACACGGGCGTGATTCACGTCATCGACCGCCGGACGAACGAGGAAATCGCGCCCGACCCGCACGGCGACGGCACCGTCTCCGTCGATTGGTAG
- a CDS encoding peptidylprolyl isomerase: MTIEATLHTSEGDIDVELYDEKVPTTVENFVGLATGEKAWTDPETNEKVEGEPYYEDVPVHRVIDDFMVQTGDRTGTGRGGPGYEFDDEFHEDLNHDDAGILSMANSGPNTNGSQFFITLAPQPHLDGRHAVFGKVTDGMDVVEDIGSTPTDRNDEPMKDIVLESVEIHDE, translated from the coding sequence ATGACCATCGAAGCGACCCTGCACACGAGCGAGGGCGACATCGACGTCGAACTCTACGACGAGAAAGTCCCGACCACCGTCGAGAATTTCGTTGGGTTGGCGACGGGCGAGAAAGCCTGGACAGACCCCGAGACGAACGAAAAAGTCGAGGGCGAACCCTACTACGAGGACGTGCCCGTCCACCGCGTCATCGACGACTTCATGGTTCAGACCGGCGACCGCACCGGCACCGGACGGGGCGGCCCCGGCTACGAGTTCGACGACGAGTTCCACGAAGACCTGAACCACGACGACGCCGGCATCCTCTCGATGGCGAACTCCGGCCCGAACACGAACGGCAGTCAGTTCTTCATCACGCTCGCCCCCCAGCCCCACCTCGACGGCCGACACGCCGTCTTCGGGAAAGTGACGGATGGGATGGACGTCGTGGAGGACATCGGGAGCACGCCCACCGACCGCAACGACGAACCGATGAAGGATATCGTCCTCGAATCCGTCGAGATTCACGACGAGTAA
- a CDS encoding NUDIX domain-containing protein, with the protein MDAPREPQELVLPESRLDRFREWATEGTATTAAARVRDPEGRVAFVRNRWSDGWVLPGGAVEPGESSAAAARREVREETGLDPVLGDALVVLDQTYVSAATGETAFTAEYVVYDAHARGGIPNGDALGVDAGEIRAARWFDRVPDAFADDALRPYIEA; encoded by the coding sequence ATGGACGCGCCGCGCGAACCCCAGGAACTCGTCCTCCCGGAGTCGCGCCTCGACCGGTTCCGCGAGTGGGCGACCGAGGGGACGGCGACGACCGCGGCGGCGCGCGTCCGCGACCCCGAGGGCCGTGTCGCGTTCGTGCGGAACCGCTGGTCTGACGGCTGGGTGCTCCCCGGCGGCGCGGTCGAACCCGGCGAGTCCTCGGCGGCGGCGGCGCGGCGCGAAGTCCGCGAGGAGACCGGTCTCGACCCGGTTCTCGGCGACGCGCTCGTCGTGCTCGACCAGACGTACGTCTCGGCGGCGACCGGTGAGACGGCGTTCACGGCCGAGTACGTCGTGTACGACGCGCACGCTCGCGGCGGGATTCCGAACGGGGACGCGCTCGGCGTGGATGCCGGCGAAATCAGGGCCGCTCGGTGGTTCGACCGTGTCCCCGACGCGTTCGCCGACGACGCGCTCCGCCCGTACATTGAAGCGTGA
- a CDS encoding PAS domain S-box protein: MDERDVVVAESLEGDPEFLRALLAHTSEGMLTIDADSTVLAVNPAIERILGYEPEELLGSSKLTIIPERLQDAHLEGISQYVETGEKHIDWTGVELPAQHKDGHEVPVSVSLQEHEYDGRQLFTGIFTDISERKRREKELRERNEDLEEFASVLSHDLRNPLSVAQAQISLAREFGEEEYFENVEDALARIDGLVDDLLAQAREGRDADVEPCSLQRVVEDAWGSVVTEDASVVLPSRAWRVEADEGRLRQALENLVRNAVEHAGADGTVTVGVLDDESGFFVADDGPGFPTDVLRRGAPGPEEGHYGLHVVERVADAHGWTVRFTNGADGGARVEFRDVSLSRA, from the coding sequence ATGGACGAGCGCGACGTCGTCGTCGCCGAGTCGTTGGAGGGAGACCCGGAGTTCCTCCGGGCGCTGTTGGCGCACACCTCGGAGGGGATGTTGACGATAGACGCGGACAGCACGGTGCTCGCGGTGAACCCCGCCATCGAGCGGATACTCGGGTACGAACCGGAGGAGTTGCTGGGGAGTTCGAAACTCACCATCATCCCGGAGCGCTTGCAGGACGCCCACTTGGAGGGAATTAGTCAGTACGTGGAGACGGGCGAGAAGCACATCGACTGGACGGGCGTCGAACTCCCCGCCCAGCACAAGGACGGCCACGAGGTACCGGTGTCGGTGAGCCTGCAGGAACACGAGTACGACGGCCGCCAGCTGTTCACGGGTATCTTCACGGACATCAGCGAGCGCAAGCGCCGGGAGAAGGAGTTACGGGAGCGAAACGAGGACTTAGAGGAGTTCGCGAGCGTGCTGAGTCACGACCTCCGGAACCCCCTGTCGGTCGCGCAGGCCCAGATTTCGCTCGCTCGCGAGTTCGGGGAGGAGGAGTACTTCGAGAACGTGGAGGACGCTCTCGCGCGCATCGACGGTCTCGTGGACGATTTGCTCGCGCAGGCGCGGGAGGGCCGGGACGCCGACGTGGAGCCGTGTTCGCTCCAGCGTGTCGTGGAGGACGCGTGGGGGAGCGTCGTCACCGAGGACGCGTCCGTGGTGTTGCCGAGTCGCGCGTGGCGCGTGGAGGCCGACGAGGGCCGACTCCGACAGGCGCTTGAGAACCTCGTTCGGAACGCGGTCGAGCACGCGGGCGCGGACGGCACGGTGACGGTCGGCGTGCTGGACGACGAGTCCGGGTTCTTCGTCGCGGACGACGGCCCGGGGTTCCCGACGGACGTGCTCCGGCGGGGCGCGCCCGGCCCCGAGGAGGGCCACTACGGCCTGCACGTCGTCGAACGCGTCGCGGACGCGCACGGCTGGACGGTTCGATTCACGAACGGAGCGGACGGCGGCGCGCGCGTCGAGTTCCGGGACGTGTCGCTCTCCCGAGCCTAG
- a CDS encoding anthranilate phosphoribosyltransferase: MSESFGEWPLKRLMTEVVGSGHKSAEDMTRAQATEAFERILADEPDPTTLGAFWLANRWKRNSAEELGAYTDVMRRESVAVAEPDVDPVDCGANYDGKLRTALLGVGAGIVAAAAGTPVVAHSGDRVPTQKGTAYKHVLDELGVETDLTPAESAEMTDSTGFGFYYQPNFNPGIDAIEGRRDQMGVRTFVNTVETLANPANASVHLGSFYHLAFAKKVVNTFQESEESSVERVIMFQGMEGYDDIRPGSTTVAEWDGGDLDDFTIETDEYGMDFSNETLQVEDVTDDSAAITEEVLAGDRDDDFADAIALNAAFRMYARRDADTLREGLETARDTIASGQAAETLHDLRAF; this comes from the coding sequence ATGAGCGAGAGTTTCGGCGAGTGGCCGTTGAAGCGGCTGATGACCGAGGTCGTCGGCTCCGGGCACAAGTCCGCGGAGGACATGACGCGGGCGCAGGCGACCGAGGCGTTCGAGCGCATTCTCGCGGACGAACCCGACCCGACGACGCTGGGCGCGTTCTGGCTGGCGAACCGCTGGAAGCGCAACAGCGCGGAGGAACTCGGCGCGTACACGGACGTGATGCGTCGGGAGTCCGTCGCGGTCGCGGAACCCGACGTGGATCCCGTGGACTGCGGCGCGAACTACGACGGGAAGCTCCGCACCGCCCTCCTAGGCGTGGGCGCGGGCATCGTCGCCGCCGCCGCGGGGACGCCCGTCGTCGCGCACTCGGGCGACCGCGTGCCCACCCAGAAGGGCACCGCGTACAAGCACGTGCTGGACGAACTCGGCGTCGAGACCGACCTCACGCCGGCGGAGTCCGCGGAGATGACGGACTCGACCGGGTTCGGGTTCTACTACCAGCCGAACTTCAACCCCGGCATCGACGCCATCGAGGGGCGTCGCGACCAGATGGGCGTCCGGACGTTCGTGAACACGGTGGAGACGCTCGCGAACCCCGCGAACGCGAGCGTCCACCTCGGGAGCTTCTACCACCTCGCGTTCGCGAAGAAAGTCGTGAACACCTTCCAGGAGAGCGAGGAGAGTTCGGTGGAGCGCGTCATCATGTTCCAGGGGATGGAGGGCTACGACGACATCCGGCCCGGTTCCACCACCGTCGCCGAGTGGGACGGCGGCGACCTGGACGACTTCACCATCGAGACCGACGAGTACGGGATGGACTTCTCGAACGAGACGCTCCAGGTCGAGGACGTGACCGACGACTCCGCCGCCATCACCGAGGAGGTTCTCGCGGGCGACCGCGACGACGACTTCGCGGACGCCATCGCGCTCAACGCCGCGTTCCGCATGTACGCCCGCCGGGACGCCGACACGCTCCGGGAGGGCCTGGAGACCGCGCGCGACACCATCGCGAGCGGGCAGGCCGCGGAAACCCTCCACGACCTCCGCGCCTTCTAA
- the ahbB gene encoding siroheme decarboxylase subunit beta: MALDGDWRDRLDDTDARLVDGFQSGFPVEERPFRAVASALDTTEDDALERVQRLREMGVFRRFGAVLNPPVIGSSTLAAVRAPDDRFDEIAATINAHRQVNHNYRRDHAYNMWFVVTAASKEVRDRILADIEAETGCEVLDLPMLTDYYIDLEFPVVNADRFAREALQAPPNERAGSDDPRVRETVDATDATATRLSETARGDLSALERRVILEIQDGFPLTKTPYADIAAAVGADTDAVLAAIDRLLDDNCIKRVGCVVNHVVTGFTNNCMVVWDVPDDELDAYGERVGELPYVTLCYHRPRRPDQDWPYNLFTMVHGRQPDAVDEKIDELAADYLPVPHERLYSTEKLKQTGAQYEELV; the protein is encoded by the coding sequence ATGGCACTCGACGGCGACTGGCGCGACCGCCTCGACGACACCGACGCCCGCCTCGTGGACGGCTTCCAGAGCGGCTTCCCCGTCGAAGAACGCCCGTTCCGCGCCGTCGCGAGCGCGCTCGACACCACGGAAGACGACGCCCTCGAACGCGTCCAGCGACTCCGCGAGATGGGCGTGTTCCGGCGGTTCGGCGCGGTTCTCAACCCGCCCGTCATCGGGAGTTCCACGCTCGCCGCCGTCCGCGCGCCCGACGACCGCTTCGACGAGATAGCCGCGACCATCAACGCCCACCGCCAGGTGAACCACAACTACCGCCGCGACCACGCGTACAACATGTGGTTCGTCGTCACCGCCGCCTCCAAGGAGGTACGCGACCGCATCCTCGCCGACATCGAAGCCGAGACCGGCTGCGAGGTTCTCGACCTCCCGATGCTCACGGACTACTACATCGACCTCGAATTCCCCGTCGTCAACGCGGATCGGTTCGCGCGGGAGGCGCTGCAAGCGCCTCCGAACGAACGAGCGGGGAGTGACGACCCGCGAGTACGGGAGACCGTGGACGCGACCGACGCGACCGCAACCCGGCTCAGCGAGACTGCGCGCGGCGACCTCTCCGCGCTCGAACGCCGCGTCATCCTCGAAATCCAGGACGGCTTCCCGCTCACGAAAACGCCGTACGCGGACATCGCCGCGGCGGTCGGCGCGGACACGGACGCCGTGCTCGCCGCCATCGACCGCCTCCTCGACGACAACTGCATCAAGCGCGTCGGCTGCGTCGTCAACCACGTCGTCACCGGGTTCACGAACAACTGCATGGTCGTCTGGGACGTCCCCGACGACGAACTCGACGCGTACGGCGAACGCGTCGGCGAACTTCCCTACGTCACGCTCTGCTACCACCGTCCTCGCCGCCCCGACCAGGACTGGCCGTACAACCTCTTCACGATGGTACACGGCCGCCAACCCGACGCCGTTGACGAGAAAATCGACGAACTCGCCGCGGACTACCTCCCCGTCCCCCACGAACGACTCTACTCCACGGAGAAACTGAAACAGACCGGCGCGCAGTACGAAGAACTCGTCTAA
- a CDS encoding DUF7504 family protein: MSQAHASGTDGHVFESVAGVSSVLVLGPDGDGVTASGCRQLLATPSEHAEHVVGVTYDADAEFRERIADQGAADATRTILTPGECGESGSVECVPAGDGARLLSSVRERVRDIEGDPGVVCFDALSPLIADIGLTRTFRFVHRLMPELRERDVTAHFHFDPAANDRQTLDAITTVFDAVVRADGSDWELVWKRHTE, translated from the coding sequence ATGAGCCAGGCGCACGCGTCAGGGACGGACGGGCACGTCTTCGAGTCGGTGGCGGGAGTGTCGAGCGTCCTCGTGTTGGGGCCGGACGGGGACGGAGTGACCGCGTCGGGGTGCCGGCAGTTGTTGGCGACGCCGAGCGAGCACGCGGAGCACGTCGTCGGCGTGACGTACGACGCGGACGCGGAGTTCCGAGAGCGCATCGCCGACCAGGGCGCGGCGGACGCGACGCGAACCATCCTCACGCCCGGCGAGTGCGGGGAATCCGGGTCGGTCGAGTGCGTGCCGGCGGGCGACGGCGCGCGACTGCTGTCGAGCGTTCGAGAGCGCGTGCGTGACATCGAGGGCGACCCGGGAGTCGTGTGTTTCGACGCGCTCTCCCCGCTCATCGCGGATATCGGGCTGACGCGGACGTTCCGGTTCGTCCATCGGCTGATGCCGGAGCTCCGCGAGCGCGACGTGACTGCGCACTTCCACTTCGACCCCGCGGCGAACGACCGCCAGACGCTCGACGCCATCACGACGGTGTTCGACGCGGTGGTGCGCGCGGACGGCAGCGACTGGGAGCTCGTCTGGAAGCGCCACACCGAGTGA
- a CDS encoding cupin domain-containing protein: MKHVAIDDVDTEVNPLQVHDVRKPVSRALGTTDFAMNYFELAPGDSFSGGLHTHHDQEEVFYVESGTATFAVGKDRNEIEVAAGELVRFEPGEFQTGYNDTDERVVGWALGAPDNQHDWDAIRSYVYCPDCDDEREHTLALADGRFELTCTECGNTQG; this comes from the coding sequence ATGAAGCACGTCGCAATCGACGACGTCGACACCGAAGTCAACCCCCTCCAGGTTCACGACGTCCGCAAACCCGTTTCGCGTGCGCTCGGAACCACCGACTTCGCGATGAACTACTTCGAACTCGCGCCCGGCGACAGCTTCTCCGGCGGCCTCCACACCCACCACGACCAGGAAGAAGTGTTCTACGTCGAATCCGGCACCGCCACCTTCGCCGTCGGCAAAGACCGGAACGAAATCGAAGTCGCCGCGGGCGAACTCGTCCGATTCGAACCCGGCGAGTTCCAGACCGGCTACAACGACACCGACGAACGCGTCGTCGGCTGGGCGCTCGGCGCACCCGACAACCAACACGACTGGGACGCCATCCGCTCCTACGTCTACTGCCCCGACTGCGACGACGAACGCGAACACACCCTCGCGCTCGCCGACGGCCGCTTCGAACTCACCTGCACCGAATGCGGGAACACGCAGGGCTGA
- a CDS encoding FxsA family protein, translated as MKRLLAALLLVPLLDMLFLVFLSTQFSWEVLVALVVLTALLGTLFVRAEGRHTMRRIQQALAEGRPPTDELVDGGLLLVAGAFLLTPGLVTDAIGLLFVVPVTRAPIRWALKKYVITPKLDERTGGFATGQVYTFGFPDDGNTGQNTPGANANDTENTYDLSEDAYDVEFDDEDEK; from the coding sequence ATGAAACGGCTGCTCGCGGCACTCCTCCTCGTGCCCTTGCTCGACATGCTCTTCCTCGTGTTCCTCTCCACGCAGTTCTCGTGGGAGGTACTCGTCGCGCTCGTCGTCCTCACCGCCCTCCTCGGCACGCTGTTCGTGCGCGCCGAAGGCCGCCACACGATGCGTCGCATCCAGCAAGCGCTCGCCGAAGGCCGCCCGCCCACGGACGAACTCGTGGACGGCGGCCTCCTGCTCGTCGCCGGCGCGTTCCTCCTCACGCCCGGCCTCGTCACGGACGCCATCGGCCTCCTGTTCGTCGTTCCCGTGACTCGCGCCCCCATCCGCTGGGCGCTCAAGAAGTACGTCATCACCCCCAAACTCGACGAACGCACCGGCGGGTTCGCCACCGGCCAGGTGTACACGTTCGGCTTCCCCGACGACGGCAACACCGGCCAGAACACGCCCGGCGCGAACGCGAACGACACCGAGAACACCTACGACCTCAGCGAGGACGCCTACGACGTGGAGTTCGACGACGAAGACGAGAAGTAA
- a CDS encoding DUF255 domain-containing protein, producing MDESADATKVEWREWGEAAFEEAESEGKPLLLSLVTRWSRRCREMDEGAYADPRVAANLNEEFVPVRADADRHPRVRERYNMGGFPSTVFLTPSGAHIAGATYLDTDGFRQVIERVHRVWEDKGADAARVPRALRDAEPPAGEVTAEIERLVAGQLDEKFDSDFAGWGSSEKFPLPDTVEFALKRERYQATQTLDAIERNLRADSGAFGRFAHGRDWSDPQREYLLETNAALLRAYSHAYLVTGDESYEGIASDLVDYLTGTLWTGDAFGNAELAEAGARTPVDDTAFATGNARAADALAWYAAYADDDTARRYAERALDFLDTLVADGTVMHFDDPSSESGLLADHAAAVRAYATAAQVLDRDYLDSAEAVASDAIDRLQSESGAFDDGPRAGVGLLDKPLHPIDDNALFANALVDLRYLADDPAYREVATDAVGAFAGAAERMGVQVAAYATAASRLTTRPLTIELGASAGSDLHRAAVRLADHEKVVVPDAPDVDAGTARVVTADATREGATTPEELADLVQQSL from the coding sequence ATGGACGAGTCCGCGGACGCGACGAAAGTGGAGTGGCGCGAGTGGGGCGAGGCGGCGTTCGAGGAGGCGGAATCCGAGGGCAAACCCCTCCTGTTGTCGCTGGTGACGCGGTGGAGTCGGCGGTGTCGCGAGATGGACGAGGGCGCGTACGCCGACCCCCGGGTCGCGGCGAATCTGAACGAGGAGTTCGTGCCGGTGCGCGCGGACGCCGACCGCCACCCCCGCGTCCGGGAGCGCTACAACATGGGCGGGTTCCCCTCGACGGTGTTCCTGACGCCGTCCGGCGCGCACATCGCGGGCGCGACCTACCTCGACACGGACGGGTTCCGGCAGGTCATCGAGCGCGTGCACCGCGTCTGGGAGGACAAGGGCGCTGACGCCGCCCGGGTGCCGCGCGCGCTCCGGGACGCGGAACCGCCCGCGGGCGAGGTCACCGCGGAAATCGAACGCCTCGTCGCGGGCCAGCTGGACGAGAAGTTCGACTCCGACTTCGCGGGCTGGGGGTCGAGCGAGAAGTTCCCGCTCCCCGACACCGTGGAGTTCGCGCTGAAGCGCGAGCGCTACCAGGCGACGCAGACGCTCGACGCCATCGAGCGAAACCTCCGCGCGGACTCCGGCGCGTTCGGCCGGTTCGCGCACGGCCGCGACTGGAGCGACCCACAGCGCGAGTACCTCCTCGAAACGAACGCCGCGCTCCTCCGCGCGTACAGCCACGCCTACCTCGTCACGGGCGACGAGTCCTACGAGGGAATCGCGTCCGACCTCGTGGACTACCTCACGGGCACGCTCTGGACGGGCGACGCGTTCGGGAACGCGGAACTCGCGGAGGCGGGCGCGAGAACGCCCGTGGACGACACAGCGTTCGCCACCGGGAACGCCCGCGCCGCCGACGCGCTCGCGTGGTACGCCGCGTACGCGGACGACGACACCGCGCGCCGGTACGCCGAACGCGCGCTCGACTTCCTCGACACGCTCGTCGCGGACGGCACCGTGATGCACTTCGACGACCCGAGCAGCGAGTCCGGACTGCTCGCCGACCACGCCGCCGCCGTCCGCGCGTACGCCACCGCCGCCCAGGTGCTCGACCGCGACTACCTCGACAGCGCGGAAGCCGTCGCGTCGGACGCCATCGACCGCCTCCAGTCCGAGAGCGGCGCGTTCGACGACGGCCCCCGCGCGGGCGTCGGCCTCCTCGATAAACCCCTCCACCCCATCGACGACAACGCCCTGTTCGCGAACGCGCTCGTCGACCTCCGCTATCTCGCGGACGACCCCGCGTACCGGGAGGTCGCGACCGACGCCGTCGGCGCGTTCGCCGGCGCGGCCGAACGCATGGGCGTCCAGGTCGCCGCGTACGCCACCGCCGCGTCCCGTCTCACCACGCGCCCGCTCACCATCGAACTCGGCGCGAGCGCGGGCAGCGACCTCCACCGGGCCGCCGTCCGCCTCGCCGACCACGAGAAGGTCGTCGTCCCCGACGCGCCCGACGTGGACGCCGGCACCGCGCGCGTCGTCACCGCGGACGCCACCCGGGAGGGCGCGACCACCCCCGAAGAACTCGCCGACCTCGTCCAGCAGTCGCTGTAA
- a CDS encoding TrmB family transcriptional regulator, whose product MASLKDLGLSDYEASAYRALLETGPATAKELSEASGVPMGRIYDVLASIESQHLVRSQAASRPKKYAAVDPEDALDRLLDDRKRELQEKADQYEAVVNELTGDLAAPTAPDTGFWTAALGPDETVELLLERLDTADDRVVLFSATPSSGLDIGDVSSRITDHLLDALDRGVTVSVLLARDLSHELPDEVNAIYVSELAEHDDFSVRIGDTVDSNVVVVDGEEVCIEMPNPVQPDESFALVTLKDPEFADDVTAEFAESWEDATALE is encoded by the coding sequence ATGGCCAGCCTGAAAGACCTCGGACTCTCCGACTACGAGGCGAGCGCGTACCGCGCGCTCCTCGAAACCGGCCCGGCAACCGCGAAGGAGTTGTCCGAGGCGAGCGGCGTCCCCATGGGTCGCATCTACGACGTGCTCGCGAGCATCGAATCCCAGCACCTCGTCCGCAGCCAGGCCGCGAGCCGGCCGAAGAAGTACGCCGCCGTCGACCCCGAGGACGCCCTCGACCGCCTCCTCGACGACCGGAAACGCGAACTCCAGGAGAAAGCCGACCAGTACGAGGCGGTCGTGAACGAACTCACGGGCGACCTCGCCGCCCCCACCGCGCCCGACACCGGCTTCTGGACCGCCGCGCTCGGCCCCGACGAGACCGTCGAACTCCTCCTCGAACGCCTCGACACCGCCGACGACCGCGTCGTCCTGTTCTCCGCCACGCCCTCCTCCGGCCTCGACATCGGGGACGTGTCCAGCCGCATCACCGACCACCTCCTCGACGCCCTCGACCGCGGCGTCACCGTCTCCGTCCTCCTCGCCCGCGACCTCTCCCACGAACTCCCCGACGAAGTCAACGCCATCTACGTCTCCGAACTCGCCGAACACGACGACTTCAGCGTCCGCATCGGCGACACCGTCGATAGCAACGTCGTCGTCGTGGACGGCGAGGAAGTCTGCATCGAGATGCCGAACCCCGTTCAGCCGGACGAGTCCTTCGCGCTCGTCACCCTCAAAGACCCCGAGTTCGCGGACGACGTGACCGCAGAGTTCGCGGAGAGCTGGGAGGACGCCACCGCCCTCGAATAA
- the mptA gene encoding GTP cyclohydrolase MptA → MTEQLPDVQASTPDVSVGLSQVGVTGVEKLVKIARPEKRPIVLSAEFEVYVDLPKERKGIDMSRNMEVIDETLEAAVSEPAYRIEDVCGDAADRLLEKHEYTSQAIVQMEAQYVTQDETPESGKPTQGTMDFLASATAQEGERTREEVGVRVTGMTVCPCSQQMMSARAREKLRELGVESDDVKEFLREVPQAGHSQRGHATLTIETTGEPDVDLIELSELAKDSMSARIYNTAKRPDEDHMTYEAHANARFVEDCVRAMAEGVVSEYDHLADDAVVTMKQSNDESIHQHNAHAERVATLGDLRAEVRK, encoded by the coding sequence ATGACCGAGCAACTGCCGGACGTGCAGGCGTCGACCCCCGACGTGTCTGTGGGGTTGAGTCAGGTGGGCGTGACGGGCGTGGAGAAACTCGTGAAGATAGCGCGCCCCGAGAAGCGCCCCATCGTCCTCTCCGCCGAGTTTGAGGTGTACGTCGACCTCCCGAAGGAACGCAAGGGCATCGACATGAGCCGGAACATGGAGGTCATCGACGAAACCCTCGAAGCCGCGGTGAGCGAGCCCGCGTACCGCATCGAGGACGTGTGTGGGGACGCCGCCGACCGCCTCCTGGAGAAACACGAGTACACGTCGCAGGCCATCGTGCAGATGGAAGCGCAGTACGTCACGCAGGACGAGACGCCCGAGTCTGGGAAGCCGACGCAGGGCACGATGGACTTCCTCGCGTCCGCGACCGCGCAGGAGGGCGAGCGCACGCGCGAGGAGGTCGGCGTCCGCGTCACCGGGATGACCGTGTGTCCGTGCAGCCAGCAGATGATGAGCGCCCGCGCTCGCGAGAAACTCCGGGAGCTCGGCGTCGAGAGCGACGACGTGAAGGAGTTCCTGCGGGAGGTGCCGCAGGCCGGGCACAGCCAGCGCGGGCACGCGACGCTCACCATCGAGACGACGGGCGAACCCGACGTGGACCTCATCGAACTCTCCGAACTCGCGAAGGACTCGATGAGCGCCCGCATCTACAACACCGCGAAACGCCCCGACGAAGACCACATGACGTACGAGGCGCACGCGAACGCCCGGTTCGTCGAGGACTGCGTGCGCGCGATGGCCGAGGGCGTCGTCTCCGAGTACGACCACCTCGCGGACGACGCCGTCGTGACGATGAAGCAGTCGAACGACGAGTCCATCCACCAGCACAACGCGCACGCCGAACGCGTCGCCACGCTCGGCGACCTGCGCGCGGAAGTCAGAAAATAA